From one Desulfurella amilsii genomic stretch:
- a CDS encoding SNF2-related protein, which produces IADEVHELKGGETAQGQALANLTSASKKVLALTGTLMGGYANNLFYLMWRVAPQIMVKLGLNYDKPQEFIERFGVYENITVDYKRNKESIGNKRGVRKVFKEKAGISPLLISYLLENSVYIKLADISSSLPSYEEEIISVEMSEEQAKVYKNFEAKITDKVRKMLVMGSKAGLGKMVQSLYALPDGIRRGESVELGR; this is translated from the coding sequence CATAGCTGACGAAGTCCACGAGCTTAAAGGCGGTGAAACAGCGCAAGGGCAAGCGTTGGCTAACCTGACAAGTGCGTCTAAAAAAGTATTAGCTTTGACAGGAACACTTATGGGAGGTTATGCAAATAATTTATTTTATCTAATGTGGCGTGTTGCACCGCAGATAATGGTAAAATTAGGTTTAAATTACGATAAGCCTCAGGAGTTTATAGAACGCTTTGGGGTTTATGAAAACATTACTGTTGATTACAAAAGAAACAAAGAGTCAATAGGCAATAAAAGAGGGGTAAGAAAGGTATTTAAAGAAAAGGCAGGCATAAGTCCCTTACTTATCTCTTATCTGCTTGAAAATTCCGTTTATATAAAGCTTGCGGATATATCATCAAGTTTGCCATCTTATGAAGAAGAGATTATTTCGGTTGAAATGTCCGAAGAGCAGGCAAAAGTATATAAAAATTTTGAAGCAAAAATAACAGATAAAGTAAGAAAAATGCTGGTTATGGGTAGCAAAGCAGGTTTGGGTAAGATGGTTCAATCGTTGTATGCTTTACCAGATGGTATTAGGCGTGGTGAATCAGTAGAACTTGGAAGAG